The Elusimicrobiales bacterium genome includes a window with the following:
- a CDS encoding arginine decarboxylase, pyruvoyl-dependent, with product MADPLVPKEMFLTKGIGRHREKLASFEEALRDAKIARFNLVPVSSIFPPNCKILPLAKGQEKLKSGQIVHVVISRNASNENHRLISASVGLAIPKDKNTHGYISEHHSFGETDEQSGDYAEDLAAMMLATIQGVQFDVNATWSQKEETWKMSGKIVRSMNITQSAICTEGVWTTVVAAAVFIS from the coding sequence GAGATGTTTCTGACGAAAGGCATCGGCCGGCACCGCGAGAAGCTCGCCAGTTTCGAGGAAGCGCTGCGCGACGCGAAGATAGCGCGCTTCAATCTCGTGCCGGTCTCCAGCATATTCCCGCCCAACTGCAAGATACTTCCGCTTGCCAAGGGGCAGGAAAAGCTCAAAAGCGGGCAGATAGTCCACGTCGTCATCAGCCGCAACGCCAGTAACGAGAACCACAGGCTTATCTCGGCATCCGTGGGTCTTGCCATTCCCAAGGACAAGAACACGCACGGGTACATATCCGAGCATCACAGCTTCGGCGAGACGGACGAGCAGTCCGGCGACTACGCCGAGGACCTGGCCGCCATGATGCTTGCCACCATACAGGGCGTGCAATTTGATGTCAACGCCACCTGGAGCCAGAAAGAGGAAACCTGGAAAATGAGCGGCAAGATAGTGCGCAGCATGAACATCACCCAGTCCGCCATCTGCACCGAAGGCGTGTGGACCACGGTGGTAGCCGCGGCA